A stretch of Arachis hypogaea cultivar Tifrunner chromosome 15, arahy.Tifrunner.gnm2.J5K5, whole genome shotgun sequence DNA encodes these proteins:
- the LOC112750631 gene encoding protein NUCLEAR FUSION DEFECTIVE 4, whose translation MAEWLLNRWTGAAAAIMIQWSCGASYTFSIYSPVLKSSQGYDQSTLDTVSVFKDIGANFGILSGLLYTAVTPYRSGGVECLSAKSKWASLGGPWVVLAAGAVQVFVGFMFMWAAVVGLIGTPPVWVMCFFAWLGANGQTFLNTTNVVTGLRNFPEYSGTIVGIMKGFLGLSGAILIQLYHTFCDGDPATYLLMLACLPAFICVLLMFLVRIYEVRDSNYKKHLNGFSVVTVIIVAYLMFIIILQNFTSLSTWARMLTFVILMVLLALPYGIAIKAQWEESRSFAQTFSFERPPSTDSQKLIVSSSYSPSGDQSEYQELPSDAGQLQLNSDDMLTHEQEMNLLQAMCTIDFWMLFLTMISGLGSGLAMINNMSQIGESLGYSTIEINNMVSLWSMWNFLGRFGGGYVSDYIMHRKGWPRPLLMAATLGTMIFGHVIIAVGFPGNLYLGPVLVGICYGAHWSLMPTITSEIFGVRHMGTIFNTIAAASPLGSYLLSVKVVGYIYDKEADKEANSCFGIHCFMSSFFILAAVSFVAFLAGLALYFRTRNFYKLVVLRRLKHSV comes from the exons ATGGCGGAGTGGTTGTTAAATCGGTGGACCGGTGCAGCCGCAGCTATAATGATCCAGTGGAGCTGCGGTGCATCGTACACCTTCAGCATCTACTCCCCAGTGCTCAAGTCCTCGCAAGGCTACGACCAATCCACGCTTGATACCGTTTCGGTGTTCAAGGACATCGGCGCCAACTTCGGCATCCTCTCCGGCCTCCTTTACACCGCCGTCACTCCCTACCGGAGCGGTGGCGTGGAGTGCTTGTCGGCAAAGTCGAAGTGGGCCTCATTGGGTGGTCCCTGGGTGGTGCTGGCGGCCGGGGCGGTCCAGGTGTTCGTGGGGTTCATGTTCATGTGGGCCGCTGTTGTTGGGCTCATTGGGACGCCGCCGGTTTGGGTTATGTGCTTCTTTGCGTGGCTTGGAGCTAACGGCCAGACGTTCTTGAATACCACTAATGTTGTCACTGGCTTGCGTAATTTCCCTGAATATAGTGGTACCATTGTGGGCATTATGAAG GGCTTCCTTGGACTCAGTGGAGCAATCCTAATTCAGCTGTATCACACATTTTGTGATGGCGACCCGGCCACATACCTTCTGATGCTTGCTTGCTTGCCTGCATTCATATGTGTACTGCTAATGTTTTTGGTGAGGATCTATGAAGTGCGCGACAGCAATTACAAGAAGCATTTGAACGGTTTCTCAGTGGTCACTGTGATTATTGTTGCCTATCTCATGTTCATAATTATTTTACAAAACTTCACCAGCTTATCAACTTGGGCGCGCATGTTAACATTTGTAATCCTAATGGTTCTACTAGCACTCCCCTACGGCATTGCCATCAAAGCTCAATGGGAGGAGTCACGAAGCTTCGCGCAAACCTTCTCGTTTGAGAGGCCCCCTTCAACGGACAGCCAAAAGCTAATCGTGTCGTCTAGTTATTCTCCATCAGGGGATCAATCGGAATACCAAGAGCTGCCTAGTGATGCAGGGCAGCTACAATTGAATTCAGATGACATGTTGACCCATGAACAAGAAATGAACCTCTTGCAAGCTATGTGCACGATTGATTTTTGGATGTTGTTTTTAACCATGATATCAGGGTTAGGCTCAGGGCTGGCAATGATAAATAACATGAGCCAAATAGGCGAATCTCTTGGCTATAGTACAATTGAGATTAATAATATGGTGTCCTTGTGGAGTATGTGGAACTTTCTTGGCCGTTTTGGAGGTGGTTATGTATCTGATTATATCATGCATCGAAAAGGTTGGCCGAGGCCCTTGTTGATGGCAGCAACTCTGGGGACGATGATTTTCGGCCATGTCATTATAGCTGTTGGTTTCCCTGGAAACCTGTATTTGGGTCCTGTCTTGGTGGGAATCTGCTATGGTGCACATTGGTCCTTGATGCCTACTATCACTTCTGAGATTTTCGGTGTAAGGCATATGGGTACCATTTTCAACACTATTGCTGCTGCAAGTCCGCTTGGATCTTATTTACTTTCTGTGAAAGTTGTCGGATATATTTACGACAAGGAAGCCGATAAAGAAGCTAACTCATGCTTTGGAATACATTGCTTCATGTCATCGTTTTTTATCCTGGCAGCTGTATCGTTTGTCGCATTTTTGGCTGGTCTCGCATTATACTTCCGGACACGAAATTTCTATAAGCTAGTTGTGCTCAGAAGATTAAAACATTCTGTGTGA